A region of Paraburkholderia sp. BL23I1N1 DNA encodes the following proteins:
- the bcsP gene encoding cellulose biosynthesis protein BcsP, whose translation MSSSSDIEKLFDHFGGDANAYQEIGRENEARSARTRWPLLVTLDLTQPAIPAIVQRRAVAGEAVAQTVAPADDRQDTTPKDTASVTRAKAPLFTRSHRRDIPPVVLAAQEAAPRGASRFGAPETNDHAAEQTAPAAARIDAVTSRVEIPAVTPRAIATAAVPAPAPSPVFATAPAAVSAPASAPVFAPAATPVSAPAWTQAAAPATWASARAPAPTYTTAPATPKPPASILGKLFAPEPALVPPQQPAAPTSESAPLQSVFDRLRGTPAQTAAAPAVAPRAATPAASNSWLVNGPRRS comes from the coding sequence ATGAGTTCATCGAGCGACATCGAGAAGCTATTCGATCATTTTGGGGGCGACGCTAACGCGTACCAGGAAATCGGCCGCGAAAACGAAGCGCGTTCGGCGCGCACGCGTTGGCCGTTGCTGGTGACGCTGGATCTGACGCAGCCGGCGATTCCCGCGATCGTGCAACGGCGCGCGGTCGCTGGCGAAGCCGTGGCGCAAACCGTGGCGCCGGCGGACGATCGTCAGGACACGACGCCTAAAGACACCGCCTCGGTCACGCGCGCGAAGGCGCCGTTGTTTACCCGGTCGCATCGGCGGGACATTCCGCCGGTTGTCCTCGCCGCTCAGGAGGCCGCACCGCGCGGCGCTTCGCGTTTCGGCGCACCCGAAACGAACGATCATGCTGCGGAGCAAACAGCGCCAGCCGCCGCACGGATCGACGCGGTGACGTCACGCGTCGAGATCCCGGCCGTTACGCCACGCGCCATCGCCACGGCAGCAGTCCCTGCGCCCGCGCCATCCCCGGTCTTTGCAACCGCACCAGCGGCGGTTTCCGCCCCCGCATCGGCACCCGTCTTTGCACCCGCCGCGACGCCAGTCTCCGCTCCGGCATGGACGCAAGCGGCCGCCCCCGCAACATGGGCATCAGCACGGGCACCCGCCCCCACCTACACAACAGCACCCGCAACCCCCAAGCCACCCGCTTCGATTCTCGGCAAACTGTTCGCCCCGGAACCCGCACTCGTGCCGCCGCAGCAGCCGGCCGCGCCCACCAGCGAATCCGCACCGCTGCAATCGGTCTTCGACCGTCTGCGCGGCACGCCCGCTCAAACGGCCGCCGCGCCGGCCGTCGCACCCCGGGCCGCCACGCCCGCCGCCTCCAACTCGTGGCTGGTCAACGGCCCTCGTCGCTCATGA
- the bcsQ gene encoding cellulose biosynthesis protein BcsQ, giving the protein MKVIAVVSAKGGVGKTTLAANLASVLAASGRRVIALDLDPQNALRLHFGVPLDSIDGLSRATLTGDPWQTVMFDGVDGVTVLPYGALIEDDRRRFEAHIDQNPQWLAQSLQSLRLDRTDIVVIDTPPGSSAYVRTALSAATFALNVVLADAASYAAIPLMERLIEAYAAPRPEFGGEGYVVNQIDQSRQLTKDVLKVLRQMLGDKLFPGVIHLDEGVSEALACDTTLIHYDPLSQAAADFRSCGNWLMTAVDAIAVSPRNVA; this is encoded by the coding sequence ATGAAAGTCATTGCGGTCGTGTCCGCCAAAGGCGGGGTCGGTAAAACCACCCTCGCCGCCAATCTCGCCTCCGTGCTGGCCGCCAGCGGCCGGCGCGTGATTGCCCTCGACCTCGATCCGCAGAATGCGCTGCGTCTGCATTTCGGCGTACCGCTCGACAGCATCGACGGTTTGTCGCGCGCCACGCTGACGGGCGACCCATGGCAAACGGTGATGTTCGACGGCGTGGACGGCGTGACCGTGCTGCCCTATGGCGCGTTGATTGAAGACGACCGCCGCCGCTTCGAAGCGCATATCGACCAGAACCCTCAGTGGCTCGCGCAGTCGCTGCAATCGCTGCGGCTCGACAGGACCGACATCGTCGTCATCGATACGCCGCCGGGTTCGTCCGCGTATGTACGCACTGCGTTGAGCGCGGCCACCTTCGCGCTGAACGTGGTGCTCGCCGACGCCGCCTCGTACGCGGCCATTCCGTTAATGGAGCGGCTGATTGAAGCGTATGCAGCGCCGCGCCCGGAGTTCGGAGGCGAAGGTTACGTCGTCAACCAGATCGACCAGTCCCGCCAGTTGACCAAAGACGTCCTCAAGGTCTTGCGCCAGATGCTCGGCGACAAGCTTTTCCCGGGCGTGATCCATCTGGACGAAGGCGTGAGCGAAGCGCTCGCGTGCGACACCACGCTGATTCACTACGATCCACTCAGCCAGGCCGCCGCGGATTTTCGCTCGTGCGGCAACTGGCTGATGACGGCGGTCGATGCGATCGCCGTCTCGCCGAGGAACGTCGCATGA
- the bcsA gene encoding UDP-forming cellulose synthase catalytic subunit: MSTPSLPGLEVAKPSRLDRFVDARFWNSRIVTGLITLFALFTLYFVFTVPLAFYEQLTFATCCFVTALLFRRLPGRYATMVMIMLSVVTSGRYMYWRLTSTTYWEHPLDAAWGLLLVSAEVYSTIVLMLGYFQTAWPLKRTPMPLPASRDQWPSVDVFIPTYNEPLSVVKPTIYAALALDYPADKISIHVLDDGRRPEFKAFCEEVGVNWTIRTHNRHAKAGNINEALKITQGEYLAIFDCDHIPTRSFLQIGLGWFLRDKLLSMLQTPHHFFSADPFERNLGTFRKVPNEGELFYGLVQDGNDLWNATFFCGSCALLRRTMVEEIGGIAVETVTEDAHTALKLHRLGYTTAYLAIPQAAGLATESLSGHIGQRIRWARGMTQIFRIDNPLTGKGLKIGQRLCYLNAMMHFFYGIPRLVFLTAPLSYLFFGAHVIEAAASTIAIYALPHMMHASITNSRMQRSFRHSFWAEVYESVLASYITAPTLLALINPKLGKFNVTAKGGQIEKNYFDWSISRPYLFLLLLNLIGFVVGIVHIYLNWHTRSVVNTTILNLGWTTYNMLILGASVAAASERRQIRAVHRVAMQMPVMLKFSTGRTLACETIDYSEGGVGVALPAKIQVPMHERVTVSLFRGDEEYAFPATVGFTEPGRVGLRFSTLTREQEYEFVKTTFARADAWTGWAEGRQQDTPLRGLSHVLSVGARGIVGLFEHLYADLRSSMKSRPVDVKKLKTKD; this comes from the coding sequence ATGAGCACGCCTTCTTTGCCTGGCCTCGAAGTTGCCAAGCCCTCGCGGCTCGACCGCTTTGTCGACGCACGCTTCTGGAACAGCCGGATCGTGACGGGTCTGATCACGCTGTTCGCGCTGTTCACGCTGTACTTCGTCTTCACCGTGCCGCTCGCGTTCTACGAGCAACTGACCTTCGCGACCTGCTGCTTCGTCACCGCCCTGCTGTTCCGCCGCCTGCCAGGCCGTTACGCGACGATGGTGATGATCATGCTCTCGGTGGTCACTTCGGGGCGCTATATGTATTGGCGGCTCACGTCGACCACTTACTGGGAACATCCGCTCGACGCCGCGTGGGGCCTGTTGCTGGTCTCCGCCGAAGTCTATTCGACCATCGTGTTGATGCTCGGCTACTTCCAGACCGCGTGGCCGCTCAAGCGCACGCCCATGCCGCTGCCCGCTTCGCGCGACCAGTGGCCGAGCGTCGACGTGTTCATCCCGACCTACAACGAGCCGCTCTCGGTGGTGAAGCCCACCATCTACGCCGCGCTCGCGCTCGACTATCCGGCCGACAAGATTTCGATCCACGTGCTCGACGACGGCCGCCGTCCCGAGTTCAAGGCGTTCTGCGAGGAAGTCGGCGTCAACTGGACGATCCGCACGCACAACCGCCACGCGAAGGCCGGCAATATCAATGAAGCCCTGAAGATCACCCAGGGCGAATACCTCGCGATCTTCGACTGCGATCACATTCCCACCCGCTCGTTCCTGCAGATCGGCCTCGGCTGGTTCCTGCGCGACAAGCTGCTGTCGATGTTGCAAACGCCGCACCACTTCTTCTCCGCCGATCCGTTCGAACGCAATCTGGGCACCTTCCGCAAGGTGCCGAACGAAGGCGAGCTGTTTTACGGTCTCGTGCAGGACGGCAACGATCTGTGGAACGCGACCTTCTTCTGCGGCTCATGCGCGTTGCTGCGCCGGACCATGGTCGAAGAGATCGGCGGCATCGCGGTGGAAACGGTCACCGAAGACGCGCACACCGCGTTGAAGCTGCACCGCCTCGGCTACACCACCGCCTATCTGGCGATTCCGCAGGCAGCGGGTCTCGCCACCGAAAGCCTCTCCGGCCACATCGGCCAGCGGATTCGCTGGGCGCGCGGCATGACGCAGATTTTCCGGATCGACAATCCGCTGACCGGCAAGGGCCTGAAAATCGGCCAGCGGCTCTGCTATCTGAACGCGATGATGCACTTCTTCTACGGCATCCCGCGTCTGGTGTTCCTGACCGCGCCGCTGTCGTATCTGTTCTTCGGCGCGCACGTGATCGAAGCCGCCGCCAGCACGATCGCGATCTACGCGCTGCCGCACATGATGCATGCGAGCATCACCAACTCGCGGATGCAGCGCTCGTTTCGCCACTCGTTCTGGGCCGAAGTGTACGAATCGGTGCTGGCGTCGTACATTACCGCGCCTACGCTGCTCGCGCTGATCAACCCGAAGCTCGGCAAGTTCAACGTGACGGCCAAGGGCGGCCAGATCGAGAAGAACTACTTCGACTGGTCGATCTCGCGGCCGTATCTGTTCCTGCTGCTGCTGAACCTGATCGGCTTTGTCGTGGGTATCGTGCATATCTATCTGAACTGGCACACCCGCAGCGTGGTGAACACGACCATCCTGAACCTCGGCTGGACCACCTACAACATGCTGATTCTCGGCGCGAGCGTGGCCGCCGCGAGCGAGCGCCGGCAGATTCGCGCCGTGCACCGCGTGGCGATGCAGATGCCGGTGATGCTGAAGTTCTCGACCGGCCGCACGCTCGCCTGCGAAACCATCGACTACTCGGAAGGCGGCGTCGGCGTGGCGCTGCCGGCCAAAATCCAGGTGCCGATGCACGAACGCGTGACCGTCTCGCTGTTTCGCGGCGACGAGGAATACGCCTTCCCCGCCACGGTCGGTTTCACGGAGCCGGGCCGCGTGGGCCTGCGCTTCTCGACGCTGACGCGGGAGCAGGAATACGAGTTCGTCAAAACCACTTTCGCGCGTGCCGACGCGTGGACCGGCTGGGCCGAAGGGCGTCAGCAGGACACGCCGTTGCGCGGTCTGTCGCATGTGCTCTCAGTGGGGGCGCGCGGCATTGTGGGTCTTTTCGAGCATCTATATGCCGACCTTCGAAGCTCGATGAAAAGCCGTCCGGTGGACGTCAAGAAGCTAAAAACCAAAGACTGA
- the bcsB gene encoding cellulose biosynthesis cyclic di-GMP-binding regulatory protein BcsB, with translation MGNRMAKSNVERSNHERSAMEAEARLSGRSRSQRLARGLACWLALQTALAAPLASAAEVAAAAMSGASASQAGQAVVAQTSAQTLAQAAPGARVATGVGSVPAPSAAVPYDPTAIAQAQLATPTPALAASSVKALGIRTPTTAEPGTLVPGGRRQTLTFVDLGARDPLQLRGTDGQNGVAFSVRGDEVVTGAILHLVYSYSPALLANISQLKVLVNGEVAATLPVPHEQAGMLVARDVSIDPRFITEFNHLNVQLIGHYTTSCEDPANSALWATVSNASSLDLTYASLASKPDLAALPQPFFDRRDVRRLELPFVFPQKPGAATLEAGGIVASWFGALAGYRGAVFPAQLDNAPLSGNAVVFATDDQRPAGVTIPAISGPTIAVVDREAPARGKLLLVLGRTEAEVKTAAKALGIGQNTLTGPSATITQLNELTPRVPYDAPNWLPTNRPVRFGELADPRDLTVSGYDADAVRVNLRVPPDLFMWHTKGAPIDLRYRYTVRPLRDRSSLNVSVNDGFVQALPIPAESASVFELSHYFARVLPDKTAEATRTIYIPPLLLTPRAQVRLHFYYDIPNTGECHGRLLENVVGAIDPNSTIDLSSFPHYMALPDLAAFANSGFPFTRMADLSETAVILPDEADSSDYSLYLLTMGRMGASTGYPVDGVTVGTSQDVDKYANKDLLIFGAPGRQPLLQRWAKSMPFSSDGDSRTFTLSDVVFKLEDWWHGERGVERSPARADLTLVSSNGDALLTGFESPLQKNRSAVALVSAAGQSDADLSAALLDADVLPEIQGAMAVIHGRTVTITSNGDAYYVGHLSPQEYLRWALSSHPLLLMLGGVLAALIIAGLFYRTLRSIAARRLKD, from the coding sequence ATGGGCAACAGGATGGCGAAGTCAAACGTCGAACGCTCGAATCACGAGCGCAGTGCGATGGAAGCGGAGGCGCGTCTGTCTGGACGCTCCCGCTCGCAACGGTTGGCCCGCGGGCTGGCCTGCTGGCTTGCGTTGCAGACCGCGTTGGCGGCGCCGCTGGCTTCGGCGGCTGAAGTCGCCGCGGCGGCCATGAGCGGCGCGAGTGCGTCGCAAGCCGGCCAGGCGGTAGTGGCTCAGACATCGGCCCAAACATTGGCCCAGGCCGCGCCAGGCGCGCGCGTCGCCACCGGCGTGGGCAGCGTGCCCGCGCCGAGCGCGGCCGTGCCTTACGATCCGACCGCGATTGCCCAGGCGCAACTGGCCACGCCCACGCCGGCGCTCGCCGCGTCGTCGGTGAAAGCCTTGGGCATCAGAACGCCGACCACCGCCGAACCGGGCACGCTGGTGCCGGGCGGCCGCCGTCAGACGCTCACGTTCGTCGACCTCGGCGCGCGCGATCCGCTGCAACTGCGCGGCACGGACGGCCAGAACGGCGTCGCGTTCTCCGTGCGCGGCGACGAAGTGGTGACCGGCGCGATCCTGCATCTGGTCTATAGCTACTCGCCCGCGCTGCTCGCGAATATCTCCCAGCTGAAAGTGCTGGTGAACGGCGAAGTCGCCGCGACGCTGCCCGTGCCGCATGAACAGGCCGGCATGCTGGTGGCGCGCGACGTCTCGATCGATCCGCGTTTCATCACCGAATTCAACCACCTGAACGTGCAGTTGATCGGCCACTACACGACGAGTTGCGAAGACCCGGCGAATTCGGCGCTGTGGGCCACCGTCAGCAACGCCAGTTCGCTCGATCTGACCTACGCGTCGCTCGCCAGCAAGCCGGATCTCGCTGCATTGCCGCAGCCGTTCTTCGACCGCCGCGACGTGCGCCGTCTCGAGCTGCCGTTCGTGTTCCCGCAAAAACCCGGCGCTGCGACGCTCGAAGCGGGCGGCATCGTCGCCTCATGGTTCGGCGCGCTCGCCGGCTATCGTGGCGCGGTATTTCCGGCGCAGCTGGATAACGCCCCGTTGTCGGGTAACGCGGTGGTGTTCGCCACCGACGACCAGCGCCCGGCCGGCGTGACGATCCCGGCGATTTCCGGGCCGACGATCGCCGTGGTGGATCGCGAAGCACCGGCGCGCGGCAAACTGCTGCTCGTACTCGGCCGCACCGAAGCCGAAGTGAAAACCGCCGCCAAGGCACTCGGCATCGGACAGAACACGCTGACCGGTCCGAGCGCGACGATCACGCAACTGAACGAACTCACGCCGCGCGTGCCGTACGACGCGCCGAACTGGCTGCCCACCAACCGCCCCGTGCGTTTCGGCGAGCTCGCCGACCCGCGCGACCTGACGGTGTCCGGTTACGACGCCGACGCCGTGCGCGTGAACCTGCGCGTGCCGCCCGATCTGTTCATGTGGCACACCAAGGGCGCGCCGATCGATCTGCGCTACCGCTACACGGTGCGGCCGCTGCGGGACCGTTCGTCGCTGAACGTGAGCGTCAATGACGGCTTCGTCCAGGCCCTGCCGATTCCGGCCGAGTCGGCCTCGGTGTTCGAACTGAGCCACTACTTCGCGCGTGTCTTGCCGGACAAGACCGCCGAAGCGACTCGCACGATCTATATTCCACCGCTGCTGCTGACGCCGCGCGCCCAGGTGCGCCTGCATTTCTATTACGACATTCCGAACACCGGCGAATGTCACGGCCGTTTGCTGGAGAACGTGGTCGGCGCAATCGATCCGAACTCGACCATCGACCTGTCGTCGTTCCCGCATTACATGGCGCTGCCCGACCTGGCGGCATTCGCCAACAGCGGCTTCCCGTTCACGCGGATGGCCGACCTCTCCGAGACCGCGGTGATCCTGCCGGACGAGGCCGATTCGAGCGACTACAGCCTGTACCTGCTGACCATGGGCCGCATGGGCGCGTCGACGGGTTATCCGGTGGATGGCGTCACCGTCGGCACGTCGCAGGACGTCGACAAGTACGCCAACAAGGACCTGCTGATTTTCGGCGCGCCGGGCCGTCAACCGCTGTTGCAGCGCTGGGCCAAATCGATGCCGTTCTCTAGCGACGGCGATTCGCGCACCTTCACGCTCTCGGACGTTGTCTTCAAGCTCGAGGACTGGTGGCATGGCGAGCGCGGTGTGGAACGCTCGCCGGCGCGCGCCGACCTTACGCTCGTGAGTTCGAACGGCGACGCGCTCCTGACCGGTTTCGAATCGCCGCTGCAAAAGAACCGCAGCGCCGTCGCACTGGTGAGCGCGGCCGGCCAGTCGGATGCCGATCTGTCCGCCGCCCTGCTCGACGCCGACGTGCTGCCGGAAATTCAAGGCGCGATGGCCGTGATCCACGGCCGCACCGTCACCATCACGTCGAACGGCGACGCGTACTATGTCGGCCATTTGTCGCCGCAGGAATATTTGCGCTGGGCGCTGTCGTCGCATCCGCTGTTGCTGATGCTGGGCGGCGTGCTCGCCGCGCTGATCATCGCTGGACTGTTCTACCGGACGCTGCGTTCGATCGCCGCGCGCCGCCTGAAGGACTGA
- the bcsZ gene encoding cellulose synthase complex periplasmic endoglucanase BcsZ: protein MRHQTNKTSVALTLGLGLALAATASFASITKVSQATSTPGQAGPCNTDWPAYRIFVERFVQADGRVIDYSSPQLKTTSEGQSYGLFFALVANDRATFDRLLNWTRTNLAGNQFDPQNVRLPSWLWGKKPDGSFGVLDQNSASDSDLWIAYDLLQAGRLWHEASYTQLGQALAAQIARQEMTTLPGVGPMLLPGPQGFRNGGVTRLNPSYLPLPVLRALAKEIPGGPWGKLAESAYTLIKTTAPQGFAPTGPRGRTASSWSIQKKATRAATTQSASTCGPASPRPPIRSPNPGSRRSAACARRLRKPASRPRRFRRPPAPRAAKDR, encoded by the coding sequence ATGCGGCATCAAACCAATAAGACATCCGTCGCACTGACGCTCGGGCTGGGCCTGGCCTTGGCTGCGACCGCGAGTTTTGCCAGTATCACCAAGGTGTCCCAGGCGACGTCAACGCCGGGTCAGGCGGGTCCGTGCAACACCGACTGGCCGGCGTACCGTATCTTCGTCGAACGCTTCGTGCAGGCCGACGGCCGCGTGATCGACTACTCGTCGCCACAACTGAAAACCACCTCGGAAGGCCAGTCGTACGGCCTGTTCTTCGCGCTGGTCGCGAACGACCGCGCGACCTTTGACCGCTTGCTCAACTGGACCCGCACCAATCTCGCGGGCAATCAGTTCGACCCGCAAAATGTCCGGCTGCCGTCGTGGCTGTGGGGCAAAAAACCGGACGGCTCGTTCGGCGTGCTCGATCAGAATTCCGCGTCCGACTCCGACCTGTGGATCGCCTACGATCTGCTGCAAGCCGGCCGCCTCTGGCATGAGGCAAGTTATACGCAACTCGGTCAGGCGCTCGCCGCGCAAATCGCTCGCCAGGAAATGACCACGCTGCCCGGCGTCGGCCCGATGCTGCTGCCCGGACCGCAGGGCTTCAGGAATGGCGGCGTGACGCGCCTGAATCCGAGCTATCTGCCCTTGCCGGTGCTGCGCGCGCTGGCAAAGGAGATACCCGGCGGCCCGTGGGGCAAGCTCGCCGAGAGCGCCTACACCCTGATCAAGACCACTGCGCCGCAAGGCTTCGCCCCGACTGGGCCGCGTGGCAGAACGGCCAGTTCGTGGTCGATCCAAAAGAAGGCGACACGGGCAGCTACGACGCAATCCGCGTCTACCTGTGGGCCGGCCTCGCCTCGCCCGCCGATCCGCTCGCCAAACCCTGGCTCGCGGCGCTCGGCGGCATGCGCGCGAAGGTTGCGCAAACCGGCATCCCGCCCGAGAAGGTTTCGTCGACCACCGGCACCGCGAGCGGCGAAGGACCGTTGA